One genomic segment of Oncorhynchus kisutch isolate 150728-3 linkage group LG15, Okis_V2, whole genome shotgun sequence includes these proteins:
- the LOC109906054 gene encoding uncharacterized protein LOC109906054: MYNCLFLSLTCLCILPGHDAEECVTSILAKRGSVNVPKGGTLSLSCVVQHCGDDGWTGGWGLSTEGQFLLFSPTPRHHLSNVTLTTNRTRLLMDILNVNQSDYGMYQCQITWVEGYTSVGHMTHVNITAATPPTSVWKVYSRVAVYVSTCLIITLVITLVLVLGLACHRRSKVPSQPPPIPPPNPPPRSRSARKDKPPTPKPKPKIELVYAALSKGCLEQPNPNPQREAAQPTVYSSLRFS; the protein is encoded by the exons ATGTACAACTGTCTGTTTCTCTCATTGACCTGTCTATGCATTCTCCCGG GTCATGATGCAGAGGAGTGTGTGACTTCTATCTTGGCAAAGAGAGGTTCTGTTAACGTACCAAAAGGGGGCACTCTTTCCCTATCCTGTGTTGTTCAGCATTGTGGAGATGATGGCTGGACAGGAGGATGGGGTCTGTCAACAGAGGGACAGTTCCTTCTCTTTAGTCCCACTCCAAGGCATCATCTCTCCAACGTCACGTTGACAACCAATAGAACCCGTCTGCTCATGGACATCCTCAACGTCAACCAATCAGATTATGGAATGTACCAATGCCAGATCACCTGGGTTGAGGGATACACCAGTGTTGGACATATGACACATGTGAACATTACTGCAG CCACACCACCCACATCCGTGTGGAAGGTCTATTCCAGGGTGGCGGTGTATGTAAGTACCTGTTTGATAATCACCCTGGTAATCACCCTGGTTTTGGTTCTGGGTCTGGCTTGCCATAGAAGGTCAAAGGTCCCGTCTCAGCCCCCACCAATACCACCGCCGAACCCCCCGCCACGCTCCCGAAGCGCACGCAAGGACAAGCCCC CCACACCCAAGCCTAAACCAAAGATAGAG TTGGTCTATGCAGCTCTTTCAAAGGGCTGCCTTGAACAGCCGAATCCTAATCCTCAACGAGAAGCTGCACAGCCCACAGTCTACTCCTCTCTCCGCTTCTCCTGA